The DNA region ATGAAGTTACTGATGACATAAAATGTGAAAGGACGCACCCTTGTGGCACTTTTTATGCTTGAAAGATTTCAGAGGACCACCTTCCCAAATGAATGAGACATAAAAGGATAAAAACTGGGCTGTGGCAGAGTTCTGAGACTATGAACATAGCACCACTGGAATGTTTTTAGAAGAGTGACTGTTTTACATGAGCAAATGCATAAAATCTGAGGACAGAATCGTGACTCACAGTTGCAGTTGCTCACATTTTATTGGCAAAATTTCAGATATCGTTTACAAGATGTGGTACATCAATatcataataaataaataaatatataaataattgAGAACTTCTTGCAGTGTTTCTGAACTGCACATTTTAGTGCGGAATTGTAAATAATAAAGTAGAAGAAACATCTGGAGGGTCAGCGTGGATTCAGCGAGACAGGTGTTTAGAATTGACCTGTTGAACAAAACTTTGGGTGGCGTTCACAAAGCTCAGGAACTCCTGATGGACTTTGAAGGTGAAGTCgcagtttgtctgtgtctgaggaGAGAAGGCTGGTTTAATATTGGATCATTCATTTTGAGTGTGGAACTTAAATCTAAATAATTTCTaaggcaataaataaatactgtcaATACTCACATCTGTCAAGCAGTTTAAGCCTAATGCTTCCAGAGTGTTGCTGATGTGAGCCGAATCCTCATCGTTCTTTCGGGCCTCCATTTCCTTTTGGGCGTCCTTCATTCCTTTTTCGAAGAACTTAAGGGCTTTAGCAAAGCAGGGTCTCTGATAAAGACACAACAATCCTTTGGGTCACACTTTCAGTGATGACAATCAGCAGCATTTTCAGTGTTGGCAGAGAAGAGTTGCATCAGATTCAGTTGATGTTCCCATTAATGTTGAAAGCAGATTGCAGTACTGGTGTTATCATTAGATTTACTCTCAGATACAGTGGTTGACACTAGGATTGCTACCAAATGCTTGAGAGGGCACTCTcaaaaggaaataaaactgGTGATGTAAACACAGCTGTGGAGAAATTCTAAAGGTTGGTTGCTGCAATCTGCAAAAACAGCATCAATATCTCACATGAGCACTTAGACCTGCTCTGTGGTGATCTCTTACCTCCACGTTTGTTGGAGTTGTGAACGTCACGTTAGTCTGCAACAaattggagaaaaaaacagaacagctttacttttcactttcagttgGAACAATTCCTTCAGTGGAACACCTGATCTTGGTCAGTTGTCCAATTaactgtatttccatttttaataGACTAAAATGTTTGTCAAACTACATTGCTTTCATCACAGAACATAACTTACACATGAGACAGTATGTAGAAGGTCGAAGCCCAGGTTGTCCATGTTGAAGCAGGCAATAGGTTTTGCTTGAAGATATCCTGTGAGAAGGAACATCCAGAGGGCAATTCTGAAACACTGCTCCATGTTAAACTTCTGAAAAGCTTGATTGCAGTTGTCCTGTGAAGATGTGCAGCTGGCTGTTTATCTGTGCTTGTGGTTCCCTCTTGTGCAGTTTGCTGATTTATAGGGTGCAGCTGACGAAGTGAGTGGGCAAGTAAAGGTGCCTTTTTTGTTGGaacatgttattttttcctatTGATCATGTAGCATTTTCCCTTAACAGCATGGTGAAAAcccaaagtgaaaaaaaaaaaaaaaaaaaatcaggtggGCACAGAGTACCCTTCCTGATGGTGATTAGTGAACAATTTGACTGTTTGTCCACATGAACagagatgatttttttaaattgtttcttTCATGACACTTATATGTAGTTATGTCCCATTACagttaaatatgtttttttacatttgtgtcAGTATTTGGTGAACACTGCTGTACTACAGGAAATTTGTTGGTGTTTATTGCTGTAAACAGTACTTTATTGACTGGTGCTTTACAGAGCTTTTATCATTGTCAAAGTGAGGATCATGGGAGATGACAGAAGTTTGTCTTCCTTCCTTCAGAGAACTTGGttcatatttctttttgttgaaaATGAAGAACAACCACTTGCAAGACCACAACCTTATCTGTAACATCCGTGTCTTTTTTGCTTTGGGTTTTGTCTtcggctgcagcagcagtcaaactgttttacttattgttaAATTAGAAATCAGTTACATGCAGTAAGCATTCCAAAACCATTTGGTTATATAGAAACTGCAAGTGAATGAACTCTACATCACATGGtatgggctttttttttttttttgagaactAAAAGGCAAAATCTGAGAGGATCTGGCAAAATGCAACAGActcaaaaatgcaacaaaaacccaaaaacagATGATTCAAATAAGGTTTGTGTTGAAATTATATTGggctgaaatgctttttttttctttttgcattttttttactcCTTATTTATTTGCATCCCAGTGACATAGACAAGTAATAAAGCAACAAGTATTAGAGTATTACAAGATTAGACAGGAGCATGAGTGGCTGCAAGTGtgttacatcacacacactccgtAGAAATGAGTGAAGAAAGGCTTTCTCTTACACCTACAATTTGTGGGGATTCCCCACAAGAATCCCAGAGCTAGCACTGCTAACAGCCTCTGCTTATTGCACCGTGTGACATTGGACATTGCCGTCATTCTCTATTGCTAAGTTTAGAGTGCTTCACAGgttaagtttcagttttggGGTTTCTCCAGGAGTCAccaaaaataatgaatgtgaCTGGATTTTGACGTGAGTGAAGAGGGTGGGGAAATTTCTATCCATGGAATTTGTCGCTCTGTGGGGGCATCCCTGCTGTTTCCATGTCTTACTGCAAAGCCCTGGCCCACACTAAACATTAGTTTTTGATATTAAGGTGCAAGTGCCAGCATTTGACAAGGCAGGCAAGTTTCACACTTGAGATTCTTCCCACATTCACCATACTTTTCACTTTTATCTGCAAATTTGACCCAGTGcagatttcctgtttttaatgagCCTGCATGTTGAGTGAGATTCTGAGTTGCAGGTTTGTTTGAGGTTTGGAACAACAATCATAAGAAAGCTGGAAATGCAGCTTGTTTACTCCCACTGTGAAATACCATTCCTTTGATAAATGAACTTTCTCAGTACAGCACCACTGTTCCCTGTGTGCGCacatacttgtgtgtgtgtgtgtgtgtgtgtgtgtgtgtgtgtgtgtgtgtgtgtgtgtgtgtgtatttattttaccaTTGCTATTACTAATATCACTTTGTTCTCGTTATGGTTTAagttttttccctttttattgtAAACCACTTTGGATTAAATGTGTTATATAACTTAATGATAATTTCTTTGTGATATCACATTTAATGTGATACCTGAGACAGGTCATAAAAACTTTCACCATCCCACCAGTAACTTTACTTTCCTATCTTCCTCCTACTTTGTCTGACTGAAGTCACCTTATCGTTGCAATAGCTCTCTGTAACTTCTTTATAAGGCTCTATCATCAATTGATGTCTCCTACGTGATAATACTTCCATGAGGTATATTTTGATAGTGTAAGATAACTGAGATAATGGCTCAAACAGCACACCAGTCAAGAACTCCTTGTGGcgagctcagtgtgtgtttctccctTGTTGCAAGCTCCATGGCTCAAAAAAAGATACTGAGTCATCTTTGCCACAAGTGCAACACCTACAATACAGGACATGTAAATCATGCTGTCCATGTTTGGGAACCTGTTCCTGCACTTTTCCATGGGtgattttgtatttctttaccTAAATGAAGGCTACTGAATTACATGTTTTCAAACTTTGCTTTATATGTATAGGTGTTTGCTACATTGACAGTTAAGGCAGTTCATTGATTTCGCTTTCCAAACTCTGAGCTGCAACAAACTAAGTCTGCCAGTTAACTGATAATCCAGGAAATAATCATTTAGCTCAAGCTCACATCTTGAAATTTCTTGTATTTTCTCACCAACGCTCCAGTTTCCAAAGATATTCACCGTCATTCAAGACGAGATTCAAAAGAGGCTTCAGACATTCAACTCTTTTCTTAAAATTATTGGAATGGTGACCAAACACACGTGATGATTTCGGCTTTGGCTGAGAGACCGCAATTAGGTCCTCCTGAATCTATCTTACCCTGCAGTATCTTCAACAAAGTAACACACCTGAAGCAGTCGATCCTACTGTTGTACCTGTTGTCTCCTCATGACAGTAGAAAAAAATAATACTTATAAATTTATTTAAGTTCATTGTCCCAAGATTGGCAGTAGTggttgctctttttctttttttctcatttttctatCACCAGAGAGACACAATGAATCAAATAGTATGCCTCATGAAAGTGAAATCACTTTGTGGTCTTTGCATAAGTCCATGTTTCCTATGACGCTTTGTGTGGGATGATGTCATTTCAACTACACACTGAccagaaaacacacttcatgtCCCAAAAACTAAATGTCACTCCTCTCACTACAGTTCACctgtcagaaagaaagaaaaaaaggaaataaaacctCTGGTTTCCGTGATAGTAGTGATGTCAGTGGAGAAGATGGAGGCTTGGTTACCACAGGCCACCACAGCGTAGTATCACACTCAGGTGGTGGCTTTGCTGAGTTACCTTGTTTTATTTGAGTCATCTGTAATTTATGCATCACTCTAAGTTCTTATCTGTCcaattcttttatttttttatgtttagtGCATGGTACCTGCAAGCTTGTGTCAGTAAAGGAGTTGATCATGCAGTTCTTTGTAACTCTTTTTGGAACAAGGATCTTGGGATATGTATTATtatgtataatacatattatataatattataataatataataaaaatacaatgtaaCTAAGTATTTAAGcgggagctggagcagtctgttggagaaggagctccgctgtctgtccacgaggtggtgaagaggatgcaGGGTTATCCGTGATGGATagcagtctgtccagtgtcctcctctccaccacctcctcaaaagtgtccAGTTTGCAACCAATAACGGAgccggccttcctgatcagtttgttcagtctgttggtgtcgccGGTCCCGATGCTGCTTTCCCAgtacactgcagcaaagaagagtgcactggcaacaacggactggtaaaagatctccaacatcttgctgcgCACATTGAatatctgagcctcctcaggaaatagagtctgctcatccccttcttgtaaacATCCACTTCTTGTAAACATTCAGAATGTAAGCTTCCTGTTTTGCAGATACTGCTAATGATATATATCCCACCTGCAATATTTCATCACCATCCATTTAGACAGTTTGAGTTGGAGAGGTGATCCTGGGTTTGTTTTTTAGACCTTGCAGGTGATAATTTATGTATTGTACACCCTGAAAAGATGACAGAAGTCTGGCATAGTACTGGGTGATTCTGTTTTGCTTGAATTTCTACTGTGATTCGGTCTCAGTTGTACATTCAGctgacataaagaaaaaaactagtgctgtcaggcgattaaaaaaattaatctaattaattacaggatttgtaattaattaatctaattaatcgcattttaatctcatatctgctaaaggtccccaaataaagaatttgaattctaggacattacaattcactgacattcacattacagctggtgaattcttttcatcactgtagttctcgacggtagaTGGAAAatagagtcagatgacgctatctgaaacgcttcttttaggccctcgtcttccacgattgaaatcggcctgcaatcagcagcaacccactttgcaattgagtttgtcagtttttctgtcgtggctttgctcattcgttttcctaactcagcaagtgtgggttggcggagtgagctcacagtagcactagcggcactagcagcaactacatgtttagcgtttaaatgataattcaggctggagctgctacggtgataggaaaattcttttttacacaaggtacaaatcactgcgttcttgttaatagtcccgtctttgttctttttataaataaacttgccgttcaaaggtccaagtaggcttgcctcgctctccggtgtcgcatccacgtctgttgtcaccctgcttttgactagtggcgcaggtaagatgcagcctacgggtcactcaaagggccaaatttaaaatgcttgcgcattgacttgccactcatgattaattgcgttaatttttatagcgcattaatttgcagcgtaattaattaatctaattaacgcgttaaactgacagccctaaaaaaaacaatgaaaagaaactcTTGGAGTAGTATAGCATCTCTCACTAATACACCTGGAGCAGTTGGGTGTAAGTGCTGACACCAAAGTGGTCATGGAGGGCAAAACCATGTCTTACAGTTCCACCACAGGTTGTGCAGGTGTTTGTCAACTCAGTTCTGAGTTAAGGCTGGACGCACATTACAATTGTAGAATCAGTTGTAAGTTCTGATAAGGTGTGATGATTGATTGGATCAACTTGAATAATTCGGGTCAGTTGGTGTTGATAGTCGAAAGATAAAAATTTTGTTCTCATTAAAGAGTAGATTTGCTTTTCAAAGTCTGTCTCACAACAGTATTCATGAGTATAATGACAGAGTTGAGTTGAGATTAGTTGTTAGCTCTAAGGTTGATATGCCAAGTGACTCTCAAAAGATGTCATTTCAAGTTGCACTTGAAGCCACTGTGGAAAACCCCTCTGCCTGAATGTGCACTACCACATACACCAAGAGTGATTCACAGAGACACTATCATGGTCTCCTCATGAAGACATTAGCAGGTACACAGCTCTTGCTCAGGTGTACAACACAGCTGCTTGGTTTGCTTGTTTTCGTCACTGTGTGGTTCCAGCTGTTCAGAAGCCGATACCACACTGCAGTGCTAGAGCATGGCACATCATTCTCTCTGAAGATCAAAGCAAGGCGAGTTTTTAGAGAAAATCAGTACGCTTCAGACCTGCAGCATGCATTGTAGTATGTGTTGCTTGGTCTCACTATCACTAAATTATCTCATTCTTCAGGTTTCAGGTGTCAAAAAAGTTAGAATTTAAGTTCGGGCATGAACAAAAAGTTATTTTGTATGGTCATAAATACTATCAGATTTCATTGCCGCAGTGGTATGTAGGCAGTTACGTGGAATCCTGTAGATTCGcagtaacaacaataaaaacctcATACTTACTGTATATCAGAGTTCccaaagtcatgctttttgtaaaatgtgGCGCACAAATTTTTGTGAAAATTATTGTGAGCCACTATGAAAAATCTGCCAAGCATAAGCGTGCCCAAGAAACATGCTCCCCAATGGCTGCATTTATACCATCTTGCCAATCCTTTTTCATAATCACCTCTCCTACCAATCATCTCTGAGAACCACAGTCTCTCTCCAAATCACAATTGAAGCATAATGACCAAGTTCTGTGTACATATCTATGAAGAAATACAAAACTAAGAGTAAAATTTCTTTGCCTTTtcgtgttttcatttatataatacagggatgttcacagcatttcacttttctGATTCTGAGCACCTAACTTCAGTCACATTGtgtaggaactagttaaccCAATCCTTGTtcctctgatattttaaagcaagtggttgcctAGTGGTGATTTCAGGATTCATTGTGTGTagccttgtctaaatgtaagggatttgtggacagtggtaaggcTGGCGGGATGGCTCAGGGCGGTGCACTGGAAAATTTCACGTATTTTCAAATCCCCATGTTCATAGttatgctgattttttttttttttaactttttgtaaaCATGGCACATTCAGTGCATGTTACACTTAAGCTTCAAGCTTCATTGTACATTTTAACACACTGTACTTATATCTGCGTTGTATAGCTACCTAGTTTACGTTTAAACAAGCAGTCTGCACGGATGGTCTCAAACAACATGCCTTGACATCAAGGGGGTACCACAAGGCTCTGTGCTGGGTCCTTCACTGATATTATCATTCCAACACAGACTTCTCACATGCATTTTTATGGAAGTAACAGTCTTTTATGCATTTGGCTCCTCTTCAACTCAAGCTATGTCACAATTCCAGTGTGCCTTTAACATTATTTagaccagtgtttcccaacctttttgagccacgacacatattttacattagagaaatcacaaggcacaccaccaaacaaaaatgccacaaaaagcatatttattgaaatacaATGAAAGTCTAGTCTCAATTTATTCAATTtacttactcagtgtgaaacctgggcctgtttagttgaacacaaagctgatattcttgcaggaattgaagacacacaggaagatttcacttgattggtgctctaagccAGTGGTCCACGACCTTTTTTGCACCATGGACCAGTTTCACGAAAAGCAATAATTTGTCAGACCAGCATAGAAAcgaataaaaacacattatcaaaaatacaactcaatattaccctgaatgtagttgtaattagtgggagccctgcgcttgtttctcttcaacgagAAGGCTTCACTGCCTCATTTGTGAGCCTGTGGCCACATGTTACGCAGAGTGGGCTCGGTTCGTGAGAATCACCGAGAGCGACAAACCCGCATTTTAAGTtggactgctgatattgtctcttaaacgcagctttctttttcttggaagttgtaggcttctgtctctttatttggccttttccccttccgaagaagctctccaaagacgtttgtttttactcatttttgctAGCTTGTGGGCTTACTTTTTTACTACCGTATGACATGACCGAGACGAGCGGTTTgacatgtgtacagaggcacagacGGATACaactgattttcaaaataaaacatctttcagactctgatgatcaataaaatatttttttgttccTGCATGAAGCCTCGCAATGGTGAGGCACTGTTGATCGATTGTTAGCCATTGTCATGGTctcatgatgtcaaaatgtgaacagcatgatgaagaggactgtTTAAATACCAATTCTAATTGAACCAGGAAATTTATTGGTCGATACATGGATCAAACACCTGTTGTGAATTTTGCCGTTCAGCTCCTTGTTAAAGAACAGCAAGTTGTGCAAAAAGTACTAAAACATTGAACAGTTGGACATGTGCATTCAAAAGTTTAGAGAAGGTCAGCTTAAGTTCACCTGTAAAGGTTGTAGTGCATTTTAGGTTCATCCTGAAATTTCACCCAAAAGCCAAATATCcctaactttttgtgagtagtgtaAATGGGAATAAAGTGTGTTCCTGCCTTGAAAAGAGGAAAGTGTACGGACAAGCATCGTGTCTGTGTTCAGCTATGGAGATATTCGTTATTTCATTCTGCTTGCTCTACCTGAAACAAATCAGTGCAGTTTATCATTGTGCAGTTTGTTTCATTGCGAGAGATAGATGTCGTACTCATTACTCTGCACTGCATGAATAAGTAGGCTGCTCTTCACTGGCAATAAGAGAATGACATTCTGTCCTTTTTATTTCTAAAGGTCTCTTGCCAGAGCTGCCTCAGTGTCATTTCTCTTCCTGAATTTAAAACCACTGCTCATAAAATCAGATCTCAggactgtttaactccagtcacacactctctgtgttCTTTGTATacgtgtgcttttgtttgtgtggttgtttttctttgtactCAGATCTCTCCTGCGAAAGAGATCTTGATCTCAGTCAGATCAAAAACTTGGAAAAAAGTtcagaaaaacataacaaatacagatttttttcacagaggggaaaaatgtGTTAACCAAGATCAGTGAGCAGTTTAACACCAATGAGTTGAGAAATTCCCACTTTTGAAGTTTCCGAAGCCCTCTCTCGAAGTATTTTTCATGAAGATGGCTGCCCCTCAGCTCATATTTAAGCCTTCCCACACATTTGTTGCACATTGTAGTTGAAGGTGATAATCAACTCGGGTTCCTTGAAAATGTGAACCATTTTTTAAACCTCACATGAAATGTTACCAGTCACATTGTAACACTGAAAGACAGGAAATTCAGCACAGTCTGTCCAGAAAGGTTTGTCAAGGCTCACATAGGCTGTGAAATAGCCATtacagaagagaaagagcaaagaaaCAAGTGTGTTTGAAGGACAAAAGAAAATTGACATTATGCATTTTCCTcttatgtttgttttgcttcagttCAAACGGTTCATCTGGTGGGTTAAATCAACGCAGGCTCCAGTGCAGCAAAAACCTTTGTTCTCAGGTGTGAAATACGTCTTGGTCAAATTTGGTGAGTTTGTTGGTGTTGCTGAAATCCCCTTTGTCATCTGGGAAGTCCACAGTAGTGGTGTTTGTCGATGGGACACCTGCTTAAAAAACATGTCTGCACCTGTCATTGTGAGAGTAGTGTGAAGGAGTTTTTGTGGTAGTTTTCTCACCCAGGTAGTTTTTCTAAATGCCCAAATACAACAAGTAGGATATGAAGTAAGATTCAACAGTaagactgaagaagaagagagaaacagcaaaagTTGGAGTGAAATATTGTTTTCTAGTTACTGCCGAGCTCATGTACTGATACCATGCACATCACACTGCCTGAAACCTGCGTCCAAATTGGCGCCCTCTGGTGGTGGGTAAGGGAAATTTACAGTTTGACTTCAAACATCCTCTCTCAgactttcatgttttcacatgaaaagtCATCTACCGATCAAGTGCTATCAACAGCaatttttggggggggggctcttGAATCAGGAGAGCTTTGTTCTCTTTACCATGTTGAGAGATTTCACATTTGactttggtgctgctgctgtgccgAGGATCTGCAATCAGTCAGTGCTGCTTTTAAAATCCCAAACCCTCTGAAAGGGGAGCCCATTGGACGAATCCGTGAAGACAATTTTATGGATATACTGTGACAGGAAACGAAGAAAGTGAGTAAATCCTAAGAAGGAGATCAAACAGTGAAAGATTCACATACAAGACAAGCTATAAAAATGAGTCTGGTGACATGCGTTGCAGTTTTAGGGGCACAGGCTTTTAACTTCCCCAAGAGAGGTTAATCAACAGTGGTATTATTTCCATTAGAAATACAGCATATGCTacaataaaatgattaaaacaaagaaaacaacttaTTCAGGTCTGAGTATTTGCTTTAGTCAAGCACATAGCTTGGCGGTAACCCCATAAATGGttttaaatcttaaaaatacaaccatgtaaaaacaaaacgttgttAGAAACTTGAGCATATATACAAGTTTGCTCTCATGACATGTGTCCATTATCAGCTGGAAGGATTCATATTGCCACCTACTGTTGAAAAGGGAGAACAGCGTGTGTTCTGATTTAATTTAGCATAAAACcgtctttctctgctctttcttcTGGTCTAGAGACCATGTGGCCAAATATCCAATAACAAATTCAGTTTTatgtaaatgtttgctttaaCTGTGACATGCTCAAGGAAAGAGTAAAGAAACACATCAGGACTTGTTTGTGATGCAAATCATGTGatcacacatgtaaaaacaagtaaataaatagatgaaaaatgaagcagTGACTGTCAGCGCTCATCTCAGCTTGTTGCTTTACTctcaatgaaaaaaatgtgtagcagtaaaatgaaagcaaattgTTGGATAGTAGTGGTTCATGAGGTGGAGTTTGGAGGTTTTTAACATCATTATTACGACTTTTATGATGTGCCTCTGCCAGTCCATAAGAACTTTAAATATCCATCCCTGCCGGACGCTTTTATGTTGTCCTACAAATAAACCCAGCACACCAAACCTGTGTCTTGAAATCAATTTAATATTTTCAAATGGTACAGTTACTTCAGTAAAATAATTCCTGTGCTAAGGCGCGTCATACACAGTATAAATGTCATCATACACTTTATATTCTTTGAGAACTACAATAACTACAATAAATTAACTTTCACTGTcagtgaaaaagaagaaaatcagaacTGCTGAGTCCACTGGGTGGCAGCAAAGCAGCTTTCCTGAGAAAACATAGCTTGGGCGGCTCGCCACCACTGtctaaataaatattaaataagtATAATTAAATATTCAGTCTTGTCAGTGTAGTGTCTTCTCTACATTCAATCCTTGGTCACAAATAGATCTTCGCCTCTTCTCAGTTCATGCTCAGTCTGTCTATGGCCtgaagaggggagaaaaaaatgatgttgaattcagtctttgtttcatgtattcACGTCTTTACAGCGTTCATGACAAGCAGTGCTGTAGAGTTTCAGCCACAACAATGCTTTATGctacaacaaaacaagaagGAAAAACTCTCACCCTTTGAATAAGAGACTCCAGTCTGTTGAAAAACTCGCTCGCATTTTCCTTTGGATGGGAGTCGCAGTCCTGGCAGGTGGGCTACAGGGAAACAGGCAAACACAAGAGAATTTAACTCGCTGCTCAGCATCTGCTGCGAGTGTAACGCGTCACACGTACATGAGCGaaagcagagggaggtgtgGAGAAAATATTGACATGTTCTCTTACCCTAACATTTCCTGAGTTGCAGAAGTCCAGGCCTTTCTCctgaaatggataaaaaaaatacacctgtTAGTTTTAGAAATGTGTCGTACTGCAAACATTGTACTTGAGATGTGCTGTCAGATACGTTGTTTAAATAACCCCCCCTCCCGTTTACTTACAGTAATGTTATGATTGAGGCTCCTGTAAAGTTTGCTTCGATTCCTTTCTGTGATGTTGAATTGCACCTGCAGTGTGGTCCG from Chaetodon trifascialis isolate fChaTrf1 chromosome 5, fChaTrf1.hap1, whole genome shotgun sequence includes:
- the il21 gene encoding interleukin-21; the encoded protein is MKLVLTCLFAVCCCFMASTSANILQRKKLQEVLRQLSAVKANLQHNEQMLNTPPKNIEDCCCLSALHCFRTTLQVQFNITERNRSKLYRSLNHNITEKGLDFCNSGNVRPTCQDCDSHPKENASEFFNRLESLIQRAIDRLSMN